A single Meiothermus cerbereus DSM 11376 DNA region contains:
- the mraZ gene encoding division/cell wall cluster transcriptional repressor MraZ — protein MPFGEHQYSLDDKGRVVIPQPFRSFIEDGVVITRGLEGCLYMYPLLAWSNIERQLQNVPLIDRDAQELVRFLYSGAHKTQMDSASRVTIPPPLRKFAGLEDTNEAVVVGAPTRLELWSESRWWATITKFVENPTTPEALRGLIG, from the coding sequence ATGCCCTTCGGTGAACACCAGTATAGCCTCGATGACAAAGGTAGGGTTGTGATTCCGCAGCCCTTCCGCTCGTTTATCGAGGATGGGGTGGTGATTACCCGGGGCCTCGAGGGCTGCCTCTACATGTACCCCCTGCTGGCCTGGAGCAACATCGAGCGACAGCTGCAAAACGTACCGCTGATTGATCGGGACGCGCAGGAGCTGGTGCGCTTTTTGTATTCAGGAGCCCACAAAACCCAGATGGACAGCGCTTCACGGGTAACCATTCCCCCGCCCCTGCGCAAGTTTGCCGGCCTCGAGGATACCAACGAGGCCGTTGTGGTCGGCGCCCCTACCCGCCTCGAGCTCTGGAGCGAGAGCCGCTGGTGGGCCACCATCACCAAGTTTGTCGAAAACCCCACCACCCCCGAGGCTCTGCGCGGCCTGATTGGATGA
- the rsmH gene encoding 16S rRNA (cytosine(1402)-N(4))-methyltransferase RsmH yields MNHTPVLYQEALDWLAIRPGGVYVDATLGGAGHTRGILERGGRVVAFDQDPEAIARAKALGLPNLTLVEANFSELLPQLQKLGIGQVDGILADLGVSSFHFDDPQRGFSYQLEGPLDMRMGSGDLTAAEVVNSYSEEEIADILFKYGEEPRARRIARFIVENRPFTSTTQLAEVIRRATGFREAGHPARKSFQALRIYVNDELGALEQLLRSAEAVLRKGGRLVIISFHSLEDRLVKHFLRESAVLQPLTKKPIVPSETEQRENPRARSAKMRVAERVDGGKA; encoded by the coding sequence ATGAACCACACCCCGGTGCTCTACCAGGAAGCCCTGGACTGGCTGGCGATCCGGCCCGGTGGGGTCTATGTGGATGCTACCCTGGGCGGAGCAGGCCACACCCGGGGCATCCTCGAGCGGGGGGGCAGGGTGGTCGCTTTCGACCAGGATCCAGAGGCCATCGCGCGGGCCAAAGCGCTGGGCCTGCCCAACCTAACCCTGGTCGAGGCCAACTTTAGCGAACTCCTGCCCCAACTGCAAAAGCTAGGTATCGGCCAGGTGGACGGCATCCTGGCCGATCTGGGGGTGTCCAGCTTCCATTTCGACGACCCCCAGCGCGGCTTTAGCTACCAGCTCGAGGGCCCGCTGGACATGCGTATGGGCTCGGGCGACCTGACCGCCGCCGAGGTAGTCAATAGCTATAGCGAGGAGGAAATTGCCGACATTCTTTTCAAATACGGTGAAGAGCCGCGTGCGCGCCGCATCGCCCGCTTCATTGTAGAGAACCGCCCCTTCACCTCCACCACCCAACTGGCCGAGGTCATCCGCCGGGCCACAGGTTTTCGGGAAGCCGGCCACCCGGCCCGCAAAAGCTTCCAGGCCCTGCGGATTTATGTCAACGATGAACTAGGCGCCCTGGAGCAGCTTTTGCGGAGCGCCGAAGCGGTGCTGAGGAAGGGTGGAAGGCTGGTAATCATCAGCTTTCACTCGCTGGAGGACCGTCTGGTCAAGCATTTCTTGCGGGAATCCGCAGTCCTGCAACCCCTTACCAAGAAACCCATTGTGCCTTCCGAGACCGAACAGCGCGAAAACCCTCGAGCCCGAAGTGCCAAGATGCGCGTAGCCGAGCGCGTAGATGGAGGCAAAGCATGA